ATCTTGTTTGCTGGCAATTAACTGAAACAAACCGCCCAATCCGGTTACTGCAACAATTTCTCTGTACTGCATGTTCTAATTTTTAGGAAGCGCAAATATAAATAATTATAATAGATTGCCCGCTGACAAATTTTCACCTTGAAAATGCCGTCAGCAAAGGGCTGGCATCAATTCAACTTTCGTGCCATGACCAGGGGCTGTTTCCAGCGTTTGACCCGGCCTTTGAGGTCAAATATTTCAATAAAAAATATATAAATACCTGGCGGCAAAAGTACTTTATTTTCTCCAAATCCATCCCAGTAGAGATTTCCTTTATTTCCCATTGTCATATTCCGCGCCAGGTAACGGATTGGACGGCCGTCGGCAGTAAAGACCGTTACGTTGCCCACCCATTCGGCATGGGGGAGCGTCCATTGCAACACCGCGCGATTGGTGGCGGTCGCATCGTCCGGACAAAACACTGCCGGTTCCAGCGTAACCCGGGCATTGTCTGTCATATCAGGCCATATGTGGGAGTTGGCGTATCCCGGTGTGGCATATCCGGCGGAAGCAGCCGCTGATATCCAATTAACGGTATGGCCGCTGTCTCTCCGTTCCAGGGCCACGCCTTTCGGCTGACTTGCCAACGGAAAATGAAAATCTGGCAGGTAACGCACCTCATCCAGCACAGTACTGTCGGCAAGTAACAGCAGCGTCCCGCCCTCTGCGGGCATAGAGGGCAGACTGGCGATCTCCTGGATATTTTCAGGGCTGGCGCAGTGATAGTAACCACACAGGCGGTCGGCCGCTGTAGTAATGGCCAGCCACTGCCCGGGCATCAGCAGGCGGCTGCCGGCAGCCAGTCTTTTTTTGGGACCTGGTTGCCCATCTGCCTTTCTGACGCAAAGAAAAATATGTTCCAGGCTAACAGCGTGCGTGCCGCGGTTATATAGTTCTATAAACTCCGGTATGCCTGCGGGCGGGTCAAACAACAGTTCATTGATGACCAGCTCCCCCAAAACCGGCGACTGTGGCCGGGAAAACGGCAGGCTGTTTTTAATGCCGCTTTCGTTCCCTGCACAATCGGAAATGCCATTTACGGCCACTGTGCCCGAATCTATTGCCGATGCCAGCCGGAGGGCTACAATGTTAAACAACGGGGGCAGTACTGTCACAGCAGCCACAGGAGAAGAGCCGACCCGATAACCGGCCGGGGAAGCCGCTTTCAGGCTGTCAAGCGTTTTACTGAAATGAAGCAGGAGGTGGAGGCTATCGGGCATCTCTATAAAATAAAGGTCCGGCCGGGTATCCTCTGTGATATGCCCGGCCACTGAATTATAGGCCCCTGGCGTACCTCCCGCCGGGGAGGAAGAAGCCGCCCAGTTTATTTTACCGCCACAGGGCAGCGACGGGTCTATCATTTCAAGGCTGCGGCCTGCCCGGGAGGCGGCGGGCAGCACATACCAGGAAGGTGTGTAAGCCACTGCATGCATCACTTCCCGGCGGTTATTATATAACACTACCAGCCCGGTGTCGTCGGGCAGGACCGGAAACCGGTCCACCTGTAACACATTAGTCCCTGTAAAGCCTGCCGCCGCGGGACAGAGCAGCAACAGGCTGTCCGGCTGCAGTAAATAAGACGGTAGGGCGACTTCCCGCTTATTCACTGCCAGTGTCCAGTGCTGCAACTGGACAGCGCGGCGGCTTCTGTTGCGCAGCTCAATGTATTCAAAAGGCGGCAAACCTGCAACGGACGAGGGTTTTATCATCATCTCGTGAATCACGACGTCATAAACAGGGACAGCGGCCGTGTCGCTGCCCGACGCAACCTGCCACAGCAGGGCGATACAAACAATGGGTATATTCATGGTGCAGTTGGGGGTTAAGCCTCAAACATACAGGTAATCTGCCAGTTGTATGTTAATGCCGTCTTAACGCTGAATAAATACCTTCGATTGTTATGAAAAGCGGTGCGTATATATTAATTTTGGGACTCCAAAAATTAAAATGTAAAACAAAATGAAAGTTGCCGTAGTAGGAGCGACCGGTCTGGTAGGCTCAAAAATGTTACAGGTGTTGACAGAGCGGAATTTCCCTGTCACAGAATTGATTCCCGTGGCTTCTGAGAAGTCCGTAGGTAAGGAAGTAACATTTAAGGGTAAGACCTGGAAGGTGGTGAGCGCTGATACGGCTATTTCCATGAAACCTAATGTGGCTATTTTCTCTGCCGGCGGCAGCACCTCCCTGGAGTGGGCGCCTAAATTTGCGGCAGCAGGCATTACTGTCATCGATAACTCCAGCGCCTGGAGAATGGACCCGGATAAAAAACTGGTCGTTCCGGAAGTAAATGGTGATGCGCTCACACAGGAAGATAAAATTATTGCGAATCCTAACTGTTCTACCATACAGATGGTGCTGGTGCTGAAGCCCCTGCACGAAAAATACAAGATTAAAAGAGTGGTGGTGTCCACTTACCAGTCTGTAACCGGTACCGGCGTAAAAGCTGTTACCCAGTTGATGAACGAAAGACAAGGCATCAGCGGGGAGATGGCATATGCATATCCGATTGACCTGAACGTTATTCCTCAGATCGACGTGTTTCTCGATAACGGCTATACGAAAGAGGAGATGAAGATGGTGAACGAGACTAAGAAAATTATGCGCGACGATACCATCAAAGTAACGGCTACGACTGTACGCATTCCGGTAATGGGTGGGCATAGCGAAGCAGTGAACATCGAATTTGAAAACGATTATGATGTCAATGAAGTTCGTACGCTGCTTTCCCAGACGCCTGGTGTGATCGTGGTAGATGATCCGTCCAGGGCGCAATACCCGATGCCGAAGGATGCACACGACAAAGACGAAGTGTTCGTTGGCCGTATCCGCCGCGATGAAACACAGCCTAACACTGTAAATATGTGGATTGTGGCGGATAACCTGCGTAAAGGTGCTGCTACCAATGCTGTGCAGATTGCGGAATATTTGCAACAAAAGAATTGGTTGTAATCATACTGTCGTGCTATGTAATTGTGTGCCGTAATGCACCCTAAACGTAGTCCCGCGTATGGCTATACGAAAAACGAAATCATAACTCCTTAAAAGCAAGCGTCTTATCGCTTGCTTTTTTTTGAATATTTCACAATAGCATAACACACAAAGTGTAAAAATTACACGGAAGTAGTATTGATTTGTGGCTTATAAAATCCAATTTTGATAACATAATCCTATGCCAACTAAGCTTTTTGCAAAAAGAGTAGTCCAATTTTAGAGAGATGCCGGATATTTTCGTTATTTTCTAATCAGAAAACACCCTTTAGTCCTATGAAAACCAACACCAATCGTGAGCTTTTGTTAATGCACAAGTTTACTGAAGAGTGGAGCACCAATTTTTCATCTCAGGTGTCCAGAATCATGAATATCGTGGACCAGCAGGACACACTGGATGGAATAATTCCTACCATCGAGGTGGCAAATGTTTACAATCAGCGGTTTGCCCACGCGCGTACAGACAAGGAGAATTTACTGAAGAACAGAAAAGCGCGTCCGTTTGAATTTCTGATTCACAAAAACTAATCATTTAGTCATTTTTCCATTTTGTTATTTGGCTATTTAAAGCCTATGCCAGGCCCATCTACCCAATGCGATAGTTAAATAATAAAATGAAAAAATGACTAAATGGGTCAGTCCATTGCACGGTTAATGAATGCAATCAGCGGTTGCATGAGCGCAAATGTTTTTAGGATTTCCCGGACGAGTGATGGCTGCAGGCAGGCATCATCCGTAATGGGGTGTGATACAATGAGGCTTTTTAATTTCAGGTAGGCTATAGCGGGATTATCGCTCTGATATCCCTGGGGTACCGTCTTGAGGGCGTCGCCTTCTACCTTTCCGAAATGTTTGATAAAACCCTTATTGGCGATGATGCGTTCAAACTCGTCAAAGTTGTAGTCGATTTCCTGCCGCACTTTTTTCAGCTCAGGGGCAGGTGGCATCCAGAGGCCGCCGCCGGCGAAGCTATTGCCGCCCGGTTCCAGGTGAAAATAATAGCCCGCAAGGGTAGACTTCTTTCCGCCAGCCTGAAAGGATGCGGCCATATTTATTTTGTAAGGCGTCTTATCTTTCGAAAACCTAACGTCTTTGTATATACGAAATACGCAATCTTTCAACTGCAGTCCGGCAAGCGTGGCGTCCTGTTTGGCCATACCATCTATCAGTTGCTGGACCATGCTTTCAAAATCTGCTTTGGCAGTCAGATACTGATCCCGGTGCTCATCGAACCAGACCTTATTATTATGCTGTTTCAGTGATTTTAGAAATTTCAACGTGGAAGGCTGTAACATTGGTTATACTTTTTTTATAGCAAGATAATACATGCGGCTGATAAAATTTCCCCGGGCTGAAGCCCGGGGCTACGATCTGTTTCAACAGTCCGGTCTTGCGATAACCCAAAAGTGCAGAGGTGTATGAGATAACAGGCTGAAGCCTGCGGCCACAATGTTTCAAATATCAGATCTTGCGATAACGCGGAGGTGCAGAGGTGTATGATATGACCGGAAAATACAAAACTGCAAAAGAGGCCGGCCTTTTGAGCCCGCCTCCTTCACAGCAAGGGTTTCCCAGTCTCTCTTTCCTACATTAGTCAGATTTTGGTTATTAAAAGTGGTAAACAGCGGCAAACAGTACATTTGCCGTAACATCGGCGGGTGTTCCACCGGATTTATTGAAAATATCCACAGACGCTTTATCTACTCTGAATTCAGGGATAATGGTCAGGTTTCCTGCCTTATAATTAAGGGATAGGGTACCAGCCACTACATTACCTCCACCCGGCACGGCGCCAAATACTTTCACGCCGTCTTTATCGCTGAAATATTCTCCCCGGAGCGTGAGTCCAACTTTTTGGGTAAAATCACAATTCACATACAGGGCAGAACCCCACCAGTTGGCACTGCTGCGCTCTTCTTTAGGTGCACGGGTATTGAGGTAAGTGCTGTAGGTACCGTTGTAACCCAGTCCCAGCACCTTATTTACCTGATAGGTGGCTACCACATCTACCTGATGGTTCTGTACGCCGAGCGTATCTTTTCCTTCGAGATAGTTGAGATAAAGTTTGATGGGCGTTTCGGCAGGGGCGAAGCCCAGCTGTGCGCCTATATATTTATGACTGTTTAAGGTGACTGATTTAAGATCGGTAGGATTAAACACGCCTACCATCGCGCTCAGGGAGGAACTGAGGGTGATATCTGCTTTTACGCCGGTATTAAAAAACGGCCCGTAGCTGAACATATAACTCATGCTATAGTTCCGGTTCTGGTAAGCATCTACCAGCTCATATCCTACATGGGTAGCGTAACTGCCCAGGCTCAGCTTTACTTTCTCTGTCAGCTGATAGGACACATATAATTGCTTGATGGCCATTGACAGGCCGTTT
The Chitinophaga varians genome window above contains:
- a CDS encoding lamin tail domain-containing protein produces the protein MNIPIVCIALLWQVASGSDTAAVPVYDVVIHEMMIKPSSVAGLPPFEYIELRNRSRRAVQLQHWTLAVNKREVALPSYLLQPDSLLLLCPAAAGFTGTNVLQVDRFPVLPDDTGLVVLYNNRREVMHAVAYTPSWYVLPAASRAGRSLEMIDPSLPCGGKINWAASSSPAGGTPGAYNSVAGHITEDTRPDLYFIEMPDSLHLLLHFSKTLDSLKAASPAGYRVGSSPVAAVTVLPPLFNIVALRLASAIDSGTVAVNGISDCAGNESGIKNSLPFSRPQSPVLGELVINELLFDPPAGIPEFIELYNRGTHAVSLEHIFLCVRKADGQPGPKKRLAAGSRLLMPGQWLAITTAADRLCGYYHCASPENIQEIASLPSMPAEGGTLLLLADSTVLDEVRYLPDFHFPLASQPKGVALERRDSGHTVNWISAAASAGYATPGYANSHIWPDMTDNARVTLEPAVFCPDDATATNRAVLQWTLPHAEWVGNVTVFTADGRPIRYLARNMTMGNKGNLYWDGFGENKVLLPPGIYIFFIEIFDLKGRVKRWKQPLVMARKLN
- a CDS encoding aspartate-semialdehyde dehydrogenase, whose protein sequence is MKVAVVGATGLVGSKMLQVLTERNFPVTELIPVASEKSVGKEVTFKGKTWKVVSADTAISMKPNVAIFSAGGSTSLEWAPKFAAAGITVIDNSSAWRMDPDKKLVVPEVNGDALTQEDKIIANPNCSTIQMVLVLKPLHEKYKIKRVVVSTYQSVTGTGVKAVTQLMNERQGISGEMAYAYPIDLNVIPQIDVFLDNGYTKEEMKMVNETKKIMRDDTIKVTATTVRIPVMGGHSEAVNIEFENDYDVNEVRTLLSQTPGVIVVDDPSRAQYPMPKDAHDKDEVFVGRIRRDETQPNTVNMWIVADNLRKGAATNAVQIAEYLQQKNWL
- a CDS encoding DUF2461 domain-containing protein — protein: MLQPSTLKFLKSLKQHNNKVWFDEHRDQYLTAKADFESMVQQLIDGMAKQDATLAGLQLKDCVFRIYKDVRFSKDKTPYKINMAASFQAGGKKSTLAGYYFHLEPGGNSFAGGGLWMPPAPELKKVRQEIDYNFDEFERIIANKGFIKHFGKVEGDALKTVPQGYQSDNPAIAYLKLKSLIVSHPITDDACLQPSLVREILKTFALMQPLIAFINRAMD
- a CDS encoding porin — its product is MKRMLTTLFVMGNSFVAWSQSSDTLPAPAFKISGSADVYYKYNLNGNYTDNKTSFTNSHNSFELGMVSLKVEHGFKKGSIVADLGFGKRAGEFSYNEPPSPSNGLSMAIKQLYVSYQLTEKVKLSLGSYATHVGYELVDAYQNRNYSMSYMFSYGPFFNTGVKADITLSSSLSAMVGVFNPTDLKSVTLNSHKYIGAQLGFAPAETPIKLYLNYLEGKDTLGVQNHQVDVVATYQVNKVLGLGYNGTYSTYLNTRAPKEERSSANWWGSALYVNCDFTQKVGLTLRGEYFSDKDGVKVFGAVPGGGNVVAGTLSLNYKAGNLTIIPEFRVDKASVDIFNKSGGTPADVTANVLFAAVYHF